The Malus domestica chromosome 06, GDT2T_hap1 genome has a segment encoding these proteins:
- the LOC103409622 gene encoding mediator of RNA polymerase II transcription subunit 10b-like, producing the protein MDASQNTTGIGGSGGNGTLVPQTNDTTGSAVVDDPKQNLNQVINSIQKTLGLIHQLYLTVSSFNATSQLPLLQRLNALVMELDNMAKLSEKCNIQVPMEVFNLIDDGKNPDEFTRDVINSCIAKNQITKGKTDTFKSLRKHLLEELEQAFPDEVESYRDIRAASAAETKRLAQAQSTLPNGDVKVKPEL; encoded by the exons ATGGATGCATCACAGAACACAACTGGAATCGGTGGGAGTGGCGGAAACGGAACATTGGTCCCTCAAACCAATGATACAACTGGATCGGCAGTGGTTGATGATCCAAAGCAAAACCTGAATCAGGTCATTAACTCTATTCAGAAAACTTTAGGCCTCATTCACCAGCTCTACCTCACAGTGTCTTCGTTCAATGCCACGTCTCAGCTTCCCCTCCTCCAACGCCT AAATGCCCTTGTTATGGAGCTTGACAACATGGCTAAGCTGTCAGAAAAATGCAATATCCAGGTTCCTATGGAAGTTTTTAA TTTGATCGATGACGGGAAGAATCCTGATGAATTCACGAGGGATGTCATTAATAGCTGCATTGCTAAGAATCAGATCACTAAAGGAAAAACCGATACCTTCAAG AGTTTACGCAAACATCTTCTGGAGGAACTTGAACAGGCATTTCCAGATGAAGTTGAATCTTACAGAGACATACGTGCTGCATCTGCTGCT GAAACAAAACGGCTTGCACAAGCACAGAGCACACTACCAAATGGAGATGTGAAGGTCAAGCCGGAGCTTTAA